From Candidatus Manganitrophus morganii, the proteins below share one genomic window:
- the rpsB gene encoding 30S ribosomal protein S2: MTEMRELLEAGVHFGHQTNRWNPKMAKYIFGERNDIYIIDLQKTVKKFAEATDFVRDLVAHGETILFVGTKRQAQEIVEAETKRCGMFYVNHRWLGGMLTNFATIRKSIEKLKKFESAREDGTHERLPKKEVLQMEKEREHLEWNLGGIKDMRSLPAAIFVIDTMKERTAVLEANRLGIPVIAIVDTNCDPDEIDYVIPGNDDAIRAIRLITSRMADAVLEGRRIREKTQTERPAPASQQEVKPEPVMAAAEGEPGATAS; this comes from the coding sequence ATGACTGAAATGAGAGAATTACTTGAAGCGGGTGTTCATTTCGGACACCAAACCAATCGTTGGAATCCGAAGATGGCCAAATATATCTTCGGGGAGAGAAATGATATTTATATCATCGATCTTCAGAAAACCGTTAAGAAGTTCGCGGAAGCGACCGATTTCGTCCGAGACCTTGTGGCGCATGGAGAGACGATCCTCTTCGTCGGAACGAAGCGACAGGCGCAGGAGATCGTAGAGGCCGAGACGAAACGGTGCGGGATGTTTTATGTGAACCACCGGTGGCTGGGGGGAATGCTCACCAACTTCGCCACCATCCGGAAGAGCATTGAAAAGTTAAAGAAGTTCGAATCGGCGCGCGAAGACGGGACCCATGAGCGGCTGCCGAAAAAAGAAGTGCTCCAGATGGAAAAAGAGCGGGAGCACCTCGAGTGGAATCTCGGCGGAATCAAGGATATGCGGAGTCTTCCGGCGGCGATTTTTGTGATCGATACGATGAAAGAGCGAACCGCCGTGTTAGAGGCGAATCGGCTGGGGATTCCGGTCATCGCCATCGTCGATACGAATTGTGATCCCGATGAGATCGATTATGTCATTCCGGGCAACGACGATGCGATCCGGGCGATTCGGTTGATTACCAGCCGGATGGCCGATGCGGTCTTGGAAGGTCGGCGTATTCGGGAGAAGACTCAGACCGAGCGGCCGGCTCCCGCTTCCCAGCAGGAGGTAAAACCGGAACCGGTGATGGCCGCGGCGGAGGGAGAGCCGGGAGCGA